A genomic window from Elaeis guineensis isolate ETL-2024a chromosome 3, EG11, whole genome shotgun sequence includes:
- the LOC105040746 gene encoding uncharacterized protein — MVREKDVCWEYCDKMEGNKVRCKFCLRVLNGGISRLKFHLSRLPSKGVQPCSKVRDEVTERVKAIIAMKEEEKEAANAKKQRLAEAKSPRIVSSPKVPMPPVETPPPVVKLLTGCTTVRPQPSLEVERCVAEFFFENKLDFSVANSSSYLLMLEAVGGPGFKGPSAEALRTTWLQKLKSEITLQIKDIEKDWATTGCTIIAETWTDNKSRALINFFASSPLGTFFHKSVDASTYFKNTKCLCDLFDSIIQDFGPENVVQVITDNALNYANVGNHIMQNYSTIFWSPCASHCLNLILEDFSKIDWVNRCILQAQSITRFIYNHTWLRDLVRKFTGGQEIVRTGITKSTSIFLTLQSILKHKSRLKHMFNSPEYSSSPYANRPHSMACMDILDDNELWRAVEEIAAVSEPLLKVLRDVSGGKPAIGSIYESMTKAKDSIRTYYIMDEGKCKTFLDIVDRRWHNQLHSPLHAAAAYLNPSIQYNPEVKFLGIIKEEFIAVLDKLLPTPELRHDITGQIFVFRKAQGMFGSNLAREARTTTFPGMWWEQYGDSAPGLQRVAVRILSQVCSTSTFERNWSTVQQIHSERNNRLDKETMSDLLYVHYNLKLRSRGKPADVDPIVLDEIDMTSDWVEETENPNPTQWLDRFSSALDGGDLNTRQFSNAIFGSNDHIFGL, encoded by the exons a TGGTACGGGAGAAAGATGTTTGTTGGGAATACTGTGATAAGATGGAGGGAAACAAGGTTAGATGCAAATTTTGCCTCAGAGTCTTGAATGGGGGCATAAGTAGATTGAAATTTCATTTGTCTCGGCTGCCAAGCAAAGGGGTCCAACCATGTAGCAAAGTAAGAGATGAAGTTACTGAGAGGGTGAAAGCTATTATTGCGATgaaagaggaggagaaggaagctGCCAATGCTAAAAAACAACGACTTGCTGAAGCTAAATCTCCTAGAATAGTTTCTAGTCCAAAAGTGCCTATGCCCCCTGTTGAGACGCCTCCTCCAGTAGTGAAACTTCTTACTGGATGTACAACCGTCAGgcctcagccttctttggaaGTAGAGAGATgtgttgctgaatttttttttgaaaacaaattGGATTTCAGTGTTGCAAACTCTTCGTCCTATCTGCTTATGCTGGAGGCAGTTGGTGGCCCAGGATTCAAAGGGCCATCAGCAGAAGCCCTGAGGACAACATGGTTGCAAAAGCTCAAATCTGAAATCACTTTGCAAATAAAAGACATAGAAAAAGACTGGGCAACAACAGGTTGTACGATCATAGCTGAGACATGGACAGATAACAAATCGAGAGCCTTAATAAATTTCTTTGCATCATCTCCCCTGGGAACCTTTTTTCACAAATCTGTTGATGCATCTACATACTTCAAGAATACCAAATGCCTCTGCGATTTGTTTGATTCAATTATTCAAGATTTTGGCCCAGAAAATGTTGTTCAAGTAATCACGGACAATGCCTTGAATTATGCAAATGTGGGAAATCACATCATGCAGAACTACAGTACTATCTTCTGGTCTCCTTGTGCTTCTCATTGTCTGAATTTGATCTTAGAAGACTTTTCCAAGATAGATTGGGTGAATAGATGTATCTTACAAGCACAATCTATCACAAGATTTATATATAACCATACTTGGCTGCGTGATTTAGTTAGAAAATTCACTGGTGGTCAGGAGATCGTTCGCACTGGTATTACGAAGTCTACGTCAATCTTTCTTACTTTACAGTCAATATTGAAACACAAATCAAGGTTGAAACATATGTTCAACTCTCCGGAATATTCATCTTCTCCTTATGCAAATAGGCCTCATAGTATGGCTTGCATGGACATCCTCGATGACAATGAACTTTGGAGAGCAGTTGAAGAAATTGCAGCTGTTTCTGAACCTCTGTTGAAGGTTCTGAGGGATGTCTCAGGAGGGAAACCAGCAATTGGTTCTATATATGAATCTATGACCAAGGCAAAGGACTCTATAAGGACTTACTACATAATGGATGAAGGTAAATGCAAGACATTTCTAGACATAGTTGATAGAAGGTGGCACAATCAGCTTCATTCACCCCTCCATGCAGCAGCGGCCTATCTGAATCCTAGCATTCAGTATAATCCAGAAGTTAAATTTCTTGGAATCATCAAAGAGGAGTTCATTGCTGTTCTGGACAAACTGCTGCCAACTCCAGAACTGAGACATGATATCACAGGTCAAATATTTGTGTTTAGAAAGGCACAAGGGATGTTTGGTTCCAATCTAGCTAGAGAGGCACGCACTACCACCTTTCCTG GTATGTGGTGGGAACAGTATGGTGATTCAGCACCTGGTCTTCAACGTGTTGCTGTTAGAATACTTAGTCAAGTTTGCAGTACGTCTACCTTTGAGAGAAACTGGAGCACAGTTCAGCAGATTCACTCAGAAAGAAATAATAGGCTGGATAAGGAGACAATGAGTGATCTTctatatgttcactacaatctcAAGCTTCGCTCAAGGGGAAAGCCAGCAGATGTGGATCCTATTGTTCTTGATGAAATAGACATGACCTCAGATTGGGTGGAAGAGACTGAAAACCCAAATCCAACCCAGTGGCTGGACCGATTTAGTTCTGCCTTGGATGGGGGGGACTTGAATACTAGGCAGTTCAGCAATGCCATTTTCGGCTCAAATGACCATATATTTGGTTTGTGA